The Echeneis naucrates chromosome 8, fEcheNa1.1, whole genome shotgun sequence genome has a window encoding:
- the LOC115047737 gene encoding neurexophilin-1 has protein sequence MRPNRGFILLLLNGTACLVALGQEDDSPNPKSSSDDSAKTVGLLGGQTPLSPLSRWMLHSKSRAANATSVELPYRSPVPFSKQEFSKQEFWEMLGSDLLKPDASSSRVKRRPIVKTGKFKKMFGWGDFYSNIKTVRLNLLITGKIVDHGNGTFSVYFRHNSTGQGNISVSLVPPVKAVEFDLERQSVVYPKDSKIFNCRVDYEKVDRSKRTSLCNYDPSKTCFQEQIQSHVSWICSKPFKVICIYISFYSTDYRLVQKVCPDYNYHNEMPYLPSG, from the coding sequence GTGGCCCTAGGTCAAGAAGATGACTCCCCAAACCCCAAGAGCTCTTCAGACGACTCTGCCAAGACGGTGGGCCTCCTGGGTGGGCAGACTCCCCTCTCGCCCCTAAGCCGCTGGATGCTTCACAGCAAGAGCAGGGCCGCTAATGCCACCTCCGTGGAGCTGCCCTACCGCTCGCCGGTCCCTTTTTCCAAGCAGGAGTTCTCTAAACAGGAATTCTGGGAGATGTTGGGCAGCGACCTGCTCAAGCCTGATGCGTCCAGCTCCAGGGTCAAACGCCGGCCCATTGTAAAGACCGGCAAGTTCAAGAAGATGTTTGGCTGGGGAGACTTCTATTCCAACATCAAGACGGTGAGGCTTAACCTGCTGATCACCGGCAAGATTGTGGATCACGGTAACGGCACGTTCAGCGTCTACTTCCGCCACAACTCCACGGGGCAGGGCAACATCTCAGTCAGCCTGGTACCGCCCGTCAAGGCAGTGGAGTTTGACCTGGAGCGCCAGAGCGTGGTCTACCCAAAGGACTCCAAGATCTTCAATTGCCGTGTGGACTATGAGAAGGTGGATCGCAGCAAGCGTACCTCGCTGTGCAACTATGACCCGTCCAAGACCTGCTTCCAGGAGCAGATTCAGAGTCACGTGTCCTGGATTTGCTCCAAGCCTTTCAAAGTCATTTGCATCTACATATCCTTCTACAGCACGGACTACCGCCTGGTGCAGAAGGTTTGCCCGGACTACAACTACCATAATGAGATGCCCTACCTGCCCTCAGGCTAG